GGTTCATCACCAGCGGAATACCAAACACCATCGGTTCGCTGATGTTGAACAGCGCGGCTGGCGCGGCGATTTTACCCAGCTGTTTCATCTGTGCGCTGCGGCTGCGGAACACCATGAAAATCACCAGCCCTAACAGCGCGCCCGTGCCGCCCGGCGCAATCCACAAATCGTAGAACTGCTGAGTGATAATGTGTGGAATCGGCAAGCCGTTCTGGAATGCGGTCAGGTTTTCCGCCATGTTCGACAGCCACACCGGCTGAATGAACACCAGCACAATCGCGTCGCCGTGCAGGCCGAGCGTCCACAAAATTCCAATCAGAATCACCGAGATAATCATCCCCGGCAGCGTGCCGCCGACGTGATGCATCGGGATGCCGATCAACGTCGCAATCATGCTGTTGATGTCGCCGAACGGTGAGGCTTCCACCGCCAGACGCAGCGCCAGCACCACCGCCAGCACGCAGAAACCCGGCACCAGTGCGAGGAACGATTTTGCTACCGCAGGCGGGACGCCGTCCGGCATACGAATCACCAGGTTACGGTTGGCGACAAATCGGTAAATCTCCGTGGAAAGCAGCGAAATCACAATCGCCACAAACAGCCCCTGACTGCCGACCATACTCACCGGAATCACCCCTTTCACCACTTCCGCCGCGCCGTGAACCGGCGTAAACAGCGTGTTCTGCGGAATGGTCATCACGAACGCCACCAGCGACATCGCCCCGGCGGTGAGCGGATCGAGCGTGCGGTATTTTTCCGCCAGGCGATACGCAATGCCGAAGCTCGAAATCAGCGCCATGATGTCGTAGGTCGCTTTCACCGGATACAGCATTTTGTCACGCCAGACGTCGCCAAAAAGATGCGTCATCATGTCGGCGTAACCCGGCACCGGCAGGTAGGCAAAAATCAGGAAAAATGAGCCAATCAGCATAAACGGCATGTTAAGAATGATGCCGTCACGCACCGACAATACGTGCTTCTGCCCGGCGATTTTCAGCGCGACGGGCATGACATAGCGTTCAATAAGCGTAGTTTTTGACATGGTGAAACCCCGTCTCTTCCGTTAAAAAGCCGAACTCAGTTAAATTGTGGTAACCACTGACGATTCAGGGTTAACACTTCCTCAAGCAGCGCCTGTGCATCGGTGATGTTGCCCACCAGCGGGTTAGTCACCAGCGCCAACAGCGCACTTTCCCGACAGCCGTGAACCGCCGCCTCAATCGTTAAGTGTTCGAACGCTTTGACCTGCTGAGTGAGTCCGTTCATCGCCGGGGGCAGCGGGCCAAACGCCAGCGGCCGCGCGCCCTGCGCGTCAATAATGCTGTTGGTTTCCACCACCGCATCGTCGTCCAGGCCGTGAATCGCCCCGTTGTTACGGGTGTTCACCACCATCTCTTTGCCCAAATTGTTGTGAATCGCGTTGATCAACTCCACC
This DNA window, taken from Scandinavium goeteborgense, encodes the following:
- the celB gene encoding PTS cellobiose transporter subunit IIC, producing MSKTTLIERYVMPVALKIAGQKHVLSVRDGIILNMPFMLIGSFFLIFAYLPVPGYADMMTHLFGDVWRDKMLYPVKATYDIMALISSFGIAYRLAEKYRTLDPLTAGAMSLVAFVMTIPQNTLFTPVHGAAEVVKGVIPVSMVGSQGLFVAIVISLLSTEIYRFVANRNLVIRMPDGVPPAVAKSFLALVPGFCVLAVVLALRLAVEASPFGDINSMIATLIGIPMHHVGGTLPGMIISVILIGILWTLGLHGDAIVLVFIQPVWLSNMAENLTAFQNGLPIPHIITQQFYDLWIAPGGTGALLGLVIFMVFRSRSAQMKQLGKIAAPAALFNISEPMVFGIPLVMNPYFFLPFILTPVLLVIVTYTSMATGLVAPPAGIALPFTTPIFISGYLATGGHISGTVLQAVNLGISLVIYYPFFRAWDKLKAKEEHASQTKESAETMAGIPNA